A window from Oreochromis aureus strain Israel breed Guangdong linkage group 16, ZZ_aureus, whole genome shotgun sequence encodes these proteins:
- the LOC120433696 gene encoding uncharacterized protein LOC120433696 — translation MILQLNQTALLFIQLLVMLRVFAVKPEENNRVMLAFRGDPVTLTCNISEKNASQISWTNSRSVFQYAIETNRTHSNFSSNKLKINPELPINLIIFSAQPEDEGLYTCSITDPDGLHTITWNLKVSENPEESISSKYFTFILPSAIGFLLCGITLAVFFYRCCTRTPNQDLHHIRTLSFVHYHVQLGGKVVPAQPQSFAVYRTGSTLRDSVHVAILGDGHSVTIPTLK, via the exons ATGATATTACAACTGAACCAAACAGCGCTGCTCTTCATTCAGCTGTTAGTGATGCTGCGTGTCTTTGCAG TGAAGCCTGAAGAAAACAACAGAGTTATGTTGGCATTCAGAGGAGATCCAGTGACGCTGACTTGTAACATATCTGAGAAAAATGCATCACAAATCTCCTGGACAAACAGCAGATCTGTTTTTCAATATGCTATTGAGACGAATCGCACCCATTCAAATTTCTCATCGAACAAACTTAAAATAAATCCCGAGTTACCTATAAATCTGATTATTTTTAGTGCTCAACCTGAGGATGAAGGACTTTATACATGTAGCATAACTGACCCAGATGGCCTACACACCATTACATGGAATTTAAAAGTGTCTGAGAACCCAGAAG AATCGATTTCATCAAAGTATTTTACATTCATACTTCCATCTGCAATTGGATTCCTTCTGTGTGGCATCACACTGGCTGTCTTCTTCTACAG ATGCTGCACCAGGACCCCGAACCAGGACCTTCATCATATCAGGACCTTGAGTTTTGTTCATTATCATGTTCAGCTGGGAGGAAAG GTGGTCCCTGCACAACCTCAGAGTTTTGCAGTGTACAGGACAGGCAGCACACTGAGAGACTCAGTCCACGTGGCCATCTTGGGAGATGGCCACAGTGTCACAATTCCCACCTTGAAGTGA